The DNA segment TATCAAAGATGTTCCGCAACAATGTTTTTGAAATCCGGCTTGTGCCCCTAAGTGAATCCATCCTGCGCTTTAAGCGCCTGATTCGCGATTTGTCCCGGCAACTCCATAAAAAGGTGGAACTGGTTACCGAAAACATGGACGCAGAGCTGGATAAAGGGACCATAGATCAGTTGAATGAGCCATTGATACATATCATACGGAACTGCATCGATCATGGGATTGAACCCCCTGAAGTCAGAAAGGAAAAAGGGAAACCGGAGACCGGCACAATCAAAATTTCTGCAAATAATTCCGGGAGCCAGATAGAAATACGCATAGAAGATGACGGGGCAGGAATTGATCTGAATAAAGTCAAACAAAAAGCCCTTGAGAAAAAAATCATTACAGCTGCTGATGAACTAACTAAGCAAGAATTGATGGACCTGATTTTTTTACCGGGCTTTTCGACGGCCAAAAGTCTGAGTGAAGTCTCAGGACGAGGCGTGGGCATGGATGTGGTCAGGAAAAAAATCTCAGAACTCAGGGGTGAAATCAAAATAGATACAGAAAAAGGCGCGGGTACTTCATTTACGCTTAAACTTCAACAATCCATTGCTATCCTGGACACTTTACTTTTTAAAGTTGAAGAAACCTTTTTTACAGTAGCCATTTCAGATATCGAAGAGTGCCGCTTAATCACACTGGAAGAAATCAATCAATACAGTAATCGGGGATCTCTACCTTATCAAGATCAGATGGTTCCGTTTATCAACCTTAGGAAGTTTTTCAGACTTGAAGGGGCTTATGGAAAAATAATCAAAGTTATCTTTCTAAAATCCAATGAAAAGCGAATCGCCCTGTTCACCGACAACATTGTGGGAGCACATCAGTCAGTCCTTAAACCATTGGGCAAACACTTTAAAAATCAGAAATGTATAACCTCGGCAAGTCAGCTTGGCGACGGGCGTCTGGCATTCATGCTGGATGCCAACGAATTATACCAGGAAATAGAAAATTAAATAAAATCAAACAAACGACAAAACTATGGTAAACACTTACTTATCATTTTTAATCTGTGGCGATCTATATGCAGTGAATGTAACCAAAGTTCTTGAAGTACTTCAGGAAGAACACATCACTGCCGTACCCAACGCCCCCGAATATATCAATGGCATTATCAACTTCCGGGGCGATGTAGTCCCGGTTTTTGATACCCGGGCCCGTTTCCACCTCCCTAAAAGAACGGAATCAGAGAAATATAACATCATTGTTATCGACGTATCTGAAGGTTCAGACATGTTCCGCATGGGAGCCATAGTTGATAAAGTCAAGGATGTTATTCCCATCAATGATGAAGACATTAAACCTGTGCCTACAATGAGCAAGGAATTTCATGCTGATTTTTTGCAGGGCATTTATAAACTGAATAACGAATTCATCATGCTGATGAATGTAGAAAAAGCATTTTCAGATACAGAATTGAAGACGATCAAAGAAACCGAAACTTTAGAAAAATAATTATTCATTCATTAAAATCACGACCTATGTTTAAAAATTTTACCATTCAAAAGAAACTGCTGTCTGGTTTTCTGGCAGTAGCAGTGCTGGCGGCAATTATTGGTTTGTACGGTTCGGCAAAACTCAAATCATTAAATAAAAACGATCAGTTTTTGTACAATGGATCAACGATGCCCTTGGGTGAACTGGTTAAGATGTCTACCGATTTTCAGAAAGTCAGGGTTCTTTATCGGGATATGATCAGGGAAAACAACACGGACAATATCAGGAGATATCTGGATGAGTCGGACAACCTGATTCAGGACATGTCCACCAGTGCCCAGAACTATGAAAAATCCATCACCTCAGACAAAGGAAGAGAATTATACAATCAGTTTCAAACAGAATTCAACAACTGGAAATCGGAAAACAGCACTTTCAGGAACCTGGTTTTAGCCAATAAGGATGAAGAAGCTTATGCCGAATTGCAAAATGTTGGTGGCTTTAAAACTTCCGTAAAGAATATTGAAACATCAATTAAAAATTTAACAGATAACAAAATTTCCAGGGGAGAAACGACCATTAAAGACAACATCAAACAAACCAACAGTGCAGTGACAATTCTTAGCGCCATTCTTATTTTGTCTCTTGCACTTGCCGTTGCTTTAGGACTGTTCATTTCTTCAAATATCAAAGGAATTATTCAAACCCTGGCAGCAGAAATAGGGAAAATGGCGGCAGCAACCACACAGGGGGATTTATCACATAGAGCCGATACAACTATAATTGACAAGGAATTTAGAGAAATTCCCGAAGGTTTTAATAATGCCATTGATATTGTTAATTCACATCTCTTAAAATGTGGAATTTTCTTCGATCAGGTTGCAAATGGAATAATTCCGCCGAAAGTCACTACTGAACAGGAAGGTGATTTCGCAAAGATGAAAGACAGCATGAATCAATGTATAGAAGGGTTGAACGGCCTTGTGAAAGCCAACAATGTTTTGCAAAAAATGGCCGTTAATGATTACACCTTATCGATGGAGAGCAATTATAAAGGGATATTTGCAGAAGTGGCCGAAGCCTGCAATAATCTGCAGTACAATTTGAAGCATGTGGTACAGATAGCCACGAATATATCAAAAGGCGATTTATGTGATTTGTTAGAATTGGAAGAAATAGGGAAAAGATCGGAAAATGATGTCCTGATTCCCTCCCTGATGAAAGTAGAAAAAGCCCTGATGATGATCACCGAAAAGGCCAAATTAATAGCAAACGGGGATCTGACCGTTTCACTGGAGAGATTATCCGACAAAGATGAGTTGATGTTGGCCCTTTCAAATATGGTAGCCAGATTGAACGAAATTGTGGCAAGCATCATAGAAGCCGCCCACAATGTAGCTACCAGCAGTAATGAAATGAGTACTGCAGCTGTTCAAATATCCGAAGGAGTCAGCGAGCAGTCTTCCTCTGCAGAGGAAGTATCGTCTTCGATGGAAGAAATGACTTCAACCATTCAACAGAACAGCGATAATGCAAACCAGACGGAACAAATAGCCAATAAGGCGGTACAAGGGATGAGTGATGTAAGTAATGCTTCGACAAAAAGCCTGGATGCCATCAAACAGATTTCCGAAAAAATCAAAATCATTAACGACATTGCCAGCAAGACGGATATTCTGGCCATCAATGCAGCAATCGAAGCAGCCAGGGCAGGGGAACAAGGAAAAGGTTTTGCTGTTGTGGCTGCTGAAATCCGCAAACTGGCTGAAGTCAGTCAGAATGCAGCAATAGAAATCAATTCACTCTCGTCTACCAGCCTCAAAATTACACAAGAGACCGAGAATTTAATGGATAAAATTATTCCCGAAATTCAGAAAACAGCACAACTCATCCAGGAAGTCGCAGTTTCCAGTAATGAACAAAAAACCGGTTCGGAAGAAATCACCAAGGCAATTGTTCAATTCTCACAGGTCACCCAGCAAAATGCTGCAGCTGCCGAAGAGATGAGCTCCAATTCTGAAGAACTGGCCAGTCAGGCCGAATTGCTCAAGGAGACCATAGGATTCTTCAATACTGGCAAACAACTTCATGAAACCAAACAAAAATTATCTCATATTTCTTCCAAAAACAATTACAAGAGAAATCAAATTCCCTCTGCGGAAAGAAAAGGAATAAACCTTAATCTTGGAAATTCGGAAGTAAACGATGAAAATTTTGAAAAATACTAAGTTAGTTAGTAATTAGGTTAGTAGTAATAAAAGAGGTGCACGAAAATCCGGAAACCTTTATGGTTTCCGGATTTTATTTTCTGACCCGATTATATTACAGGTAAATTTTTATCATAAAACATTCAACTTTATAAAACCAGAGCAAAAGTAAAATTTAAATTTCCCGGCCCGTTTGCTTAGTTAGGTTCAACAATGCTATTTTTAATTGCGTACATCACCAGACTCGCAGTATTTCTGGAAGAGGTTTTGGCGAGCAAACTGCTTCTATGCGATTTTACTGTAGAAAGACTAACCGTAAGTTTTTCTGCAATTTCCTCATTAGAAAGTCCTGTCACTATCAGTTTAAGAACATCAATTTCCCGGTTTGTCAATTTTGCAGGAGAATTATTTTCAGGGTTGTTTTCCTCTGCCTTATTTTGATTAACGTTCTTAATTATCTTATACAGAATTTCGTTTGAGAAATAATTGCCTCCAGCATAAACTTCAGAAATAGCCCTGGTAAGTTCACTAATACCGGAGGACTTCAGAACAAATCCCTGTATACCGGTTTGAATCATCTGGTAATAATATTTCTCATCCCCGTACATGGTTAAAGCAAGAATCTTTAAGTTAGGGTTCTTTTCAAGCGCCAGCCTGGAAGCTTCTATTCCATCCATTTCAGGCATGGCAATATCCATCAATACGATATCCGGATTTATCTTTCCCAAGTTTTCCAGAAATTCTTTTCCATTCCGTGCTTCGGCTACAACTTCTGCCTCATTTTCACTGGACAATAATAATTTTACCCCATCACGAAACATATCGTGATCATCCACCAGAAAAACACTGATTTTTTTATTCATTGTTATAAACTTAAAATAATTTCGACACTAGTTCCTTTTCCAATGACAGAATGGATATTGATATGGCCATCCAACAAATTGATCCGGTTCTGCATATTAATCAAGCCCATTCCATGGGATCCGGCTAAAGTCTTTTCTACATCAAAACCTTTCCCATCGTCATTATACGAAACAAATAAGCCATTGGATAACTTTTCGAAACAAATATTTATTTTTCTGGCATCGGCGTGTTTTAAGGTATTATTGACACACTCCATAAGAACTCTATACAACATCACCTCGATATTGGCATCTAATCTAGTTTTCAGGTTCGACTGAATATCTATGGCTATTGTGCCGGTATCAACCAGATGTTCTGCATGATTTTTTAATGCATTGACCAGTCCAAAACGTTGCAAAACGTAGGGACTTAAATTATTGGCAATTTCTTTCACTTCAACAATTGCCTGATCAAGGGCACACATTGCATTTTTATGGATCAATTCACGGTTTCGTATATGCTGTTCATCACACAACCATTCCATATACATTTTTACAGCGGATAAAACCGGCCCCAATCCGTCGTGCAATTCCTGGGCATAACGGGTATGTTCGGCTTCCTGAGTTTTGAAAATCGCCTCCATCAGTCGTTTTTCAACCAGTTCTTTTTCCGTAACATCCCTGAGAAGAATAAGTACATATTGTTTGCCGTAGGAATCAAAAAAACGGCAGGTTATTTCCAGATATTTCTGTTCTTTATGAGTCGATAACAGCTCTTTGATAACCCGGTATGGCTTTTTATCTATGACTTGATCACCTTCTTTGAATATTCCCGAGAGGTTTAGCTCAACAAACTGATAAATGGTATCGTTTGAAATATGTTCGATAAACTGTCCGGCGATATCCATAAAAGCCCTGTTGACTTCACACACTCTTTTATCTCTTATGACAATCATCCCGTCGGAAGAAGACTCAAAAATCCTTGTGTATTTATTTTCACTGTTTTGTATTTCAGTATAAGCCTTTTCCAAGACGGAATTTTTGACCTTGAGTTGCCGGATCAAATCCTGGTTTTCCTTGCGCAAATCATACTCCCGGATTGCAAACTGAATGGAGGAAAACATTTCATCATAATTCCAGGGCTTCAACAGGTAACGGAATATCCCCCCCTGGTTAATGGCCATGGAAATTGAAGTATAGTCGGCATAAGCGGTAAAAAGCATCTTGATTACCTGAGGAAATTCCGGATTAATCCGTTGCATGAACTCCATTCCGGTTTCCCCGGGCATACGCTGATCAGAAATCAGAACTTTAACAGGATTATTTTTCAATAACTCATAAGCCTCAGCAGTATTTTTTGCAGTAAGGACATTATAATCATTTGCCAAATAGGCCGTGAATAATTTCAGGTTACATTCATCATCATCTACATATAAAACGCCATCCATCTCATCATGAGTATTTACAAATAATTTTAAAACAAGGAGTTATAACAAAAAAGCCACTATTATGCATTACGGGTAAATATAGCCAAAATATTCCTGCAATAAGAATTTATTCATGTCTATACAACTTATTTTCTATGGCAAATTTGTAAAGAGATAAGGTATTGGTACAATGACTTTTTTCTAAAATATTACTACGGTGCCATTTAATGGTATCATAGCTAAGATGCATTTTTTCAGCAATTTGTTGATTGGTCAGTCCATCGCAAATCAGACGGATAACCTCTTTTTCCCTTTCAGTGAATAAAATCCTTATTAATTTATCATTTTTTGAAAGCGCGGCCACTTCCTTAAGTACCTCATTCGAAAACAGAATCTGACCGGAAGCAACTCTTTTCACAGCATCATTTAGGTCATTAATCCCCGAACTAATCAGTACATATCCCCTGACTCCGGCTTCTATCAGTGCATGGCAAAATTTTGCATCTAAAAATTGAATCAGCACAAGGCATTTGACTTGATTATGCTCCATTAAAAATTTTTTTATTTCATCAACACTATCTTCTTTGTTAGTCGACATATTCACAACCAACAAATCAGAAGAAAAACTTTTGTAAACAGCGGCTAATTCATCTAATTTGTCTAGGTCAGCAAGTACATCGGCGATATGTTCATCTTTCCAGATTTTAATCAGGCATTGCCTGAAAATGCGGCATTGATCTACTAAAATTACATTTACCATTTTTTGTTTTTTTATTTATGATTAGACTTTAGTTATTAAATTCATGTTAGCTTATTATGAACTCCATGTTAACTATTCCATTGATACATTATGCAGAATTCGAGCTGTTATTAAAAAGATTTAGGAGTCTGAAAAAGTTACTCAATTCAGTTTATATCACAATCTGACAATAATTAAATGTCAAATACCTGAGAACCAAGATGAACTAATTAGAAATAATCAATGAGAAAAGAAACGTTGGAATAATCAATTTAAATAGAAAACAAAAGACATTAACGAAGAGGTTATAAATTTTTGACACAAATAGATATAACATAGAAAATTTAATTCGCCATGATTACACCAACTTTTCCAAAAATATTTTACATTATTTCTATTAACACTGAGGTTACAAAAAGTATGCTCGTCGTAACATTTTAAGGATTAATATTTATTTGGTCTTTCTACTCAAATTTAGTAAATT comes from the Bacteroidota bacterium genome and includes:
- a CDS encoding response regulator transcription factor — its product is MNKKISVFLVDDHDMFRDGVKLLLSSENEAEVVAEARNGKEFLENLGKINPDIVLMDIAMPEMDGIEASRLALEKNPNLKILALTMYGDEKYYYQMIQTGIQGFVLKSSGISELTRAISEVYAGGNYFSNEILYKIIKNVNQNKAEENNPENNSPAKLTNREIDVLKLIVTGLSNEEIAEKLTVSLSTVKSHRSSLLAKTSSRNTASLVMYAIKNSIVEPN
- a CDS encoding response regulator transcription factor; translation: MVNVILVDQCRIFRQCLIKIWKDEHIADVLADLDKLDELAAVYKSFSSDLLVVNMSTNKEDSVDEIKKFLMEHNQVKCLVLIQFLDAKFCHALIEAGVRGYVLISSGINDLNDAVKRVASGQILFSNEVLKEVAALSKNDKLIRILFTEREKEVIRLICDGLTNQQIAEKMHLSYDTIKWHRSNILEKSHCTNTLSLYKFAIENKLYRHE
- a CDS encoding MCP four helix bundle domain-containing protein, translated to MFKNFTIQKKLLSGFLAVAVLAAIIGLYGSAKLKSLNKNDQFLYNGSTMPLGELVKMSTDFQKVRVLYRDMIRENNTDNIRRYLDESDNLIQDMSTSAQNYEKSITSDKGRELYNQFQTEFNNWKSENSTFRNLVLANKDEEAYAELQNVGGFKTSVKNIETSIKNLTDNKISRGETTIKDNIKQTNSAVTILSAILILSLALAVALGLFISSNIKGIIQTLAAEIGKMAAATTQGDLSHRADTTIIDKEFREIPEGFNNAIDIVNSHLLKCGIFFDQVANGIIPPKVTTEQEGDFAKMKDSMNQCIEGLNGLVKANNVLQKMAVNDYTLSMESNYKGIFAEVAEACNNLQYNLKHVVQIATNISKGDLCDLLELEEIGKRSENDVLIPSLMKVEKALMMITEKAKLIANGDLTVSLERLSDKDELMLALSNMVARLNEIVASIIEAAHNVATSSNEMSTAAVQISEGVSEQSSSAEEVSSSMEEMTSTIQQNSDNANQTEQIANKAVQGMSDVSNASTKSLDAIKQISEKIKIINDIASKTDILAINAAIEAARAGEQGKGFAVVAAEIRKLAEVSQNAAIEINSLSSTSLKITQETENLMDKIIPEIQKTAQLIQEVAVSSNEQKTGSEEITKAIVQFSQVTQQNAAAAEEMSSNSEELASQAELLKETIGFFNTGKQLHETKQKLSHISSKNNYKRNQIPSAERKGINLNLGNSEVNDENFEKY
- a CDS encoding chemotaxis protein CheW — encoded protein: MVNTYLSFLICGDLYAVNVTKVLEVLQEEHITAVPNAPEYINGIINFRGDVVPVFDTRARFHLPKRTESEKYNIIVIDVSEGSDMFRMGAIVDKVKDVIPINDEDIKPVPTMSKEFHADFLQGIYKLNNEFIMLMNVEKAFSDTELKTIKETETLEK
- a CDS encoding ATP-binding protein, translating into SKMFRNNVFEIRLVPLSESILRFKRLIRDLSRQLHKKVELVTENMDAELDKGTIDQLNEPLIHIIRNCIDHGIEPPEVRKEKGKPETGTIKISANNSGSQIEIRIEDDGAGIDLNKVKQKALEKKIITAADELTKQELMDLIFLPGFSTAKSLSEVSGRGVGMDVVRKKISELRGEIKIDTEKGAGTSFTLKLQQSIAILDTLLFKVEETFFTVAISDIEECRLITLEEINQYSNRGSLPYQDQMVPFINLRKFFRLEGAYGKIIKVIFLKSNEKRIALFTDNIVGAHQSVLKPLGKHFKNQKCITSASQLGDGRLAFMLDANELYQEIEN
- a CDS encoding response regulator translates to MDGVLYVDDDECNLKLFTAYLANDYNVLTAKNTAEAYELLKNNPVKVLISDQRMPGETGMEFMQRINPEFPQVIKMLFTAYADYTSISMAINQGGIFRYLLKPWNYDEMFSSIQFAIREYDLRKENQDLIRQLKVKNSVLEKAYTEIQNSENKYTRIFESSSDGMIVIRDKRVCEVNRAFMDIAGQFIEHISNDTIYQFVELNLSGIFKEGDQVIDKKPYRVIKELLSTHKEQKYLEITCRFFDSYGKQYVLILLRDVTEKELVEKRLMEAIFKTQEAEHTRYAQELHDGLGPVLSAVKMYMEWLCDEQHIRNRELIHKNAMCALDQAIVEVKEIANNLSPYVLQRFGLVNALKNHAEHLVDTGTIAIDIQSNLKTRLDANIEVMLYRVLMECVNNTLKHADARKINICFEKLSNGLFVSYNDDGKGFDVEKTLAGSHGMGLINMQNRINLLDGHINIHSVIGKGTSVEIILSL